One region of Mycolicibacterium lutetiense genomic DNA includes:
- a CDS encoding mycobacterial-type methylenetetrahydrofolate reductase: MPLNTIALELVPPILERGLQYPVDEARKVLALAVETGIEGRIRHVMIPGMIDEDDDRPVEMKPRMDVLDYWNILRPELPEMRGLCTQVTSFLNEEALGRRLADLSGAAFDGIAFVGVPRTMKDGEGDGVAPTDALSIYEELVPNRGAILIPTRDGEQGRFNFKCERGATYGMTQLLYSDAIVGFLKEFAETSDHRPEILLSFGFVPKMESKVGLINWLIQDPGNEAVAAEQEFVSQLAERDPDEKRKLMLDLYKRVIDGVADLGFPLSIHFEAAYGVSKPAFETFAEMLAYWAPDRAG; the protein is encoded by the coding sequence GTGCCCCTGAACACCATCGCGCTGGAACTCGTCCCGCCGATCCTGGAACGCGGCCTGCAGTATCCCGTTGACGAGGCGCGGAAAGTGCTCGCCTTGGCGGTCGAAACCGGCATCGAGGGCCGGATCCGCCACGTCATGATCCCCGGGATGATCGACGAGGACGATGACCGCCCGGTCGAGATGAAGCCACGGATGGATGTCCTGGACTACTGGAACATCCTGCGGCCCGAACTGCCCGAGATGCGCGGTCTGTGCACGCAGGTCACGTCGTTCCTGAACGAGGAGGCCCTGGGGCGGCGGCTGGCCGATCTCAGCGGGGCAGCCTTCGACGGCATCGCATTCGTCGGCGTGCCCCGGACCATGAAGGACGGCGAGGGTGACGGCGTCGCACCCACGGACGCCCTTTCGATCTATGAAGAACTGGTTCCCAATCGGGGTGCCATTCTCATCCCCACCCGCGACGGTGAGCAGGGCCGGTTCAACTTCAAATGCGAGCGCGGCGCAACGTACGGCATGACTCAGCTGCTGTACTCCGACGCCATCGTCGGCTTCCTCAAAGAGTTCGCCGAAACATCCGATCACCGGCCCGAGATCCTGCTGTCCTTCGGGTTCGTACCGAAGATGGAGTCCAAGGTCGGGCTGATCAACTGGCTCATCCAGGATCCGGGCAACGAGGCTGTGGCCGCCGAACAGGAATTCGTCAGCCAACTGGCCGAACGTGACCCTGATGAGAAGCGCAAGCTGATGCTGGACCTCTACAAGCGGGTGATCGACGGGGTGGCTGACCTCGGCTTCCCGCTGAGCATCCACTTCGAGGCGGCCTACGGGGTGTCGAAGCCGGCTTTCGAGACGTTCGCCGAGATGCTCGCGTACTGGGCGCCGGATCGGGCCGGCTAG
- a CDS encoding HNH endonuclease signature motif containing protein: MYVRVMQAGAAQAVEAVAALRAAYDAFAACDLTALTRTELLGVLDEYEALTCQMPTVLHRLLAQLQADTTPQEMGAKSWNTVLRIRWRLSTAEASRRLGEAAELGPRRALTGEPLPPVLPVVAAAEAAGLITADHVKVLRDAVSRLPSFVDTTTAEQFEADLVRVAVGVGPKELKDTAELRLFLLDQDGPEPDDTERARKRGATMGRQGRDGMTALTAHLDPETAAVWEVLFAKFAAPGMCNPADEQPCTSGTPSQTQIDNDHRSLAQRQHDALLVVGRIALMTDLGQLNGLPVSLIIRTTLQDLESRAGIGISGGGTKIPITDVIRMAGHAHWHLAVFDQATGSALNHFRARRVASPAQRIMLIARDGGCTKPGCTVGPYGCQAHHAVSDWADGGNTNIDEMALACGPDNRLVHTDGGYTTSINPDGDVEWRPPPHLEHSQNRINYHHRPELLLTPPKQPEPAQPESDRDWQPDWETDWDLEWDHPTPTPPNIEHLWDTEPLTPADLRLPPGWTLLDPHPPHPNADNHALSSKAVRGP, from the coding sequence ATGTATGTTCGAGTCATGCAGGCGGGTGCGGCCCAAGCGGTTGAGGCGGTAGCGGCGTTACGCGCCGCGTACGACGCGTTCGCTGCCTGTGACCTCACCGCCTTGACCCGCACCGAATTGCTCGGCGTGCTCGACGAATACGAGGCCTTGACCTGTCAGATGCCGACAGTTCTGCATCGCTTGTTGGCCCAACTGCAAGCCGACACCACCCCCCAGGAGATGGGCGCCAAATCCTGGAACACGGTGCTGCGCATCCGATGGCGCCTGTCCACTGCCGAGGCCAGCCGCCGCCTGGGTGAAGCCGCCGAACTGGGGCCGCGACGTGCTCTGACCGGTGAACCGTTGCCCCCGGTGTTGCCGGTGGTCGCTGCGGCTGAGGCGGCCGGGCTGATTACCGCCGACCACGTCAAAGTGCTGCGCGACGCGGTCAGCCGACTCCCGAGTTTCGTCGACACCACCACCGCCGAACAGTTCGAAGCCGATCTGGTGCGCGTCGCGGTCGGGGTGGGCCCTAAAGAACTCAAAGACACCGCCGAACTGCGATTGTTTCTACTCGATCAGGACGGTCCCGAACCCGATGACACCGAACGCGCCCGCAAACGTGGCGCCACGATGGGCAGGCAGGGTCGCGATGGCATGACCGCGTTGACCGCGCATCTGGACCCCGAAACCGCTGCGGTGTGGGAAGTACTGTTCGCCAAATTCGCTGCGCCGGGTATGTGCAACCCCGCCGACGAACAACCCTGCACCAGCGGCACCCCCAGCCAAACCCAGATCGACAACGATCACCGCAGCCTGGCTCAACGCCAACACGACGCGCTGCTCGTCGTCGGACGTATCGCGTTGATGACCGATCTGGGTCAACTCAACGGGCTACCGGTATCACTGATCATCCGCACCACCCTGCAAGACCTCGAATCCCGCGCCGGGATCGGGATCAGCGGTGGCGGCACCAAAATCCCCATCACAGACGTCATCCGGATGGCCGGGCACGCCCACTGGCACCTCGCGGTGTTCGACCAGGCCACCGGATCAGCACTCAATCATTTCCGGGCCCGCCGGGTCGCCAGCCCCGCCCAACGCATCATGTTGATCGCCCGCGACGGAGGATGCACCAAACCAGGCTGCACCGTGGGCCCCTACGGCTGCCAAGCCCACCACGCCGTTAGCGATTGGGCTGATGGCGGCAACACCAATATTGATGAGATGGCCCTGGCCTGCGGCCCCGACAACCGCCTCGTCCATACCGACGGTGGCTACACCACCAGCATCAACCCCGACGGTGACGTGGAATGGCGGCCCCCACCCCACCTGGAACACAGCCAAAACCGCATCAACTACCACCACCGCCCCGAACTCCTACTCACCCCACCCAAACAACCCGAGCCGGCGCAACCAGAATCGGACCGTGACTGGCAGCCGGACTGGGAAACCGACTGGGACCTGGAGTGGGACCACCCCACACCCACCCCACCCAACATCGAACACCTCTGGGACACAGAACCACTCACCCCAGCCGACCTCCGACTCCCACCCGGCTGGACACTGCTCGACCCCCACCCACCACACCCCAACGCCGACAACCACGCCCTCAGCAGCAAGGCAGTACGCGGACCCTAG
- a CDS encoding SDR family NAD(P)-dependent oxidoreductase has translation MSEGFADKYGPWALVAGASDGVGSAMAQELARRGLNVVLVARRRAVLDDVAAVIRDRTGVQTRTLVIDLAEPGAAGEIVKATADLDIGFLVYCAGADPHFAPFLSGPLSDAESLVQRNCMVPMQLCHHYAAPMVERGRGGIVIFGSGAGFAGGPNMVAYGASKAFDMVFAEALWTELHGKGVDVLGLILGKTDTPALRKLEHERGQISSPEDTPPGAAAVDDVVAAAFANLSDGPTCLVGPEIQAAAQLMASVSRNDAVRFIAQAVTAAMGDG, from the coding sequence ATGTCTGAGGGGTTCGCAGACAAGTACGGGCCGTGGGCACTCGTGGCGGGGGCCTCCGACGGGGTCGGCTCGGCAATGGCCCAGGAGTTGGCCCGTCGCGGGCTCAACGTGGTGCTGGTGGCCCGGCGCCGGGCCGTCCTCGACGACGTCGCCGCTGTCATCCGGGACCGTACCGGCGTGCAGACCCGCACGCTGGTAATCGACCTCGCTGAACCCGGGGCTGCCGGCGAGATAGTCAAAGCCACCGCGGATCTCGATATCGGGTTCCTGGTGTACTGCGCGGGGGCCGACCCCCACTTCGCACCGTTTCTGTCCGGCCCGCTCTCGGATGCCGAGTCACTGGTACAACGCAACTGCATGGTGCCGATGCAGCTGTGCCACCACTATGCGGCGCCCATGGTGGAGCGCGGCCGCGGCGGCATCGTCATCTTCGGGTCGGGGGCCGGATTCGCCGGCGGGCCGAACATGGTCGCCTATGGCGCAAGCAAGGCCTTCGACATGGTGTTCGCCGAGGCTCTCTGGACTGAGTTGCACGGCAAGGGTGTTGACGTGCTGGGGCTGATCCTGGGCAAGACCGACACTCCCGCACTGCGCAAGCTGGAGCACGAACGCGGCCAGATCTCCTCGCCGGAGGACACTCCGCCTGGCGCGGCGGCCGTCGACGATGTGGTGGCGGCAGCATTCGCCAACCTCAGCGACGGGCCAACATGTCTGGTGGGCCCCGAGATTCAGGCGGCAGCCCAGTTGATGGCCTCGGTGAGTCGCAACGATGCCGTGCGGTTCATTGCGCAAGCGGTCACCGCCGCAATGGGTGACGGCTAG
- a CDS encoding nuclear transport factor 2 family protein, protein MTYHEDRTDIADVLVRYATGIDRRDWPLFRTVFTDDCVLDYGEIGKWNGVDAVTEFMDQVHAMAGHTMHRLSNHAIKVDGDTATARTYVDSLIMAQDNSSGVSGIGFYDDELVRTADGWQIAQRRFTAVRIANV, encoded by the coding sequence ATGACCTACCACGAAGACCGCACCGACATCGCCGATGTGCTGGTCCGCTACGCAACGGGGATCGACCGGCGGGACTGGCCGTTGTTCCGCACCGTGTTCACCGACGACTGCGTGCTGGACTACGGCGAGATCGGCAAGTGGAACGGGGTGGACGCCGTCACCGAATTCATGGACCAGGTGCACGCGATGGCCGGGCACACCATGCACCGGCTGAGCAACCACGCGATCAAGGTCGACGGCGACACCGCAACGGCCCGAACGTATGTGGACTCGCTGATCATGGCTCAGGACAACAGCTCCGGCGTCAGCGGGATCGGTTTCTACGACGACGAACTGGTCCGGACCGCCGACGGCTGGCAGATCGCGCAGCGTCGGTTCACCGCGGTGCGGATCGCCAATGTCTGA
- a CDS encoding zinc-binding dehydrogenase, with protein sequence MRAVVLRQGALTVREIPDPAPGPGELLLRVLSTAICASDVHFMDHPELGLNDPTGRSLYDVEQDTVLGHEFVGEVIGHGPGCTDQFPLGTRVTSIPLRLINGGADGGHIIGQHPDSQGSFAELVVVTEAIARAVGPDASDDAVALTDAFAVGEFYVRSARLEPGEIPIVIGAGAIGLSAVAALARRGIEPIIVSDYQADRRALACMEFGAHIAVDPAEQAPMDVWRKVRAERNLWGPAVVFECVGASGLIQKIVEDADMGTRIYCAGGWYTGDSLDITTATRQGVTLQFGGGPWPQDWYGTLDAIAAGDLDPTPSIGMVVPLDEVPDALDLARRSAGPARIIVHPNGDHA encoded by the coding sequence TCCCGCACCGGGTCCGGGTGAGCTTCTGTTGCGAGTACTCAGTACCGCGATCTGCGCATCCGATGTCCATTTCATGGACCACCCCGAACTCGGACTGAACGATCCGACGGGCCGATCGCTCTATGACGTCGAGCAGGACACCGTGCTCGGCCACGAGTTCGTCGGCGAGGTCATCGGCCACGGCCCCGGCTGTACCGATCAGTTCCCCCTGGGCACCCGGGTCACCTCGATTCCGCTGCGCCTGATCAACGGTGGCGCCGACGGCGGGCACATCATCGGCCAGCACCCCGATTCTCAGGGAAGTTTCGCCGAGCTGGTAGTGGTCACCGAAGCCATCGCCCGAGCCGTGGGGCCCGACGCATCCGACGACGCCGTCGCGCTCACCGACGCCTTCGCGGTCGGCGAGTTCTATGTCCGCTCAGCCAGATTGGAGCCCGGCGAGATTCCCATCGTGATCGGTGCCGGCGCGATCGGGCTGTCCGCGGTGGCGGCGCTGGCCCGCCGTGGCATCGAACCGATCATCGTCTCGGACTACCAAGCAGATCGACGTGCGCTGGCCTGCATGGAGTTCGGCGCCCACATCGCGGTCGATCCGGCCGAGCAGGCACCGATGGACGTCTGGCGCAAGGTACGCGCCGAACGCAACCTGTGGGGCCCGGCCGTGGTGTTCGAATGCGTCGGCGCGTCGGGCCTGATCCAGAAGATCGTCGAGGACGCCGATATGGGCACCCGCATCTACTGCGCCGGCGGCTGGTACACCGGCGACTCCCTCGACATCACCACCGCCACCCGGCAGGGGGTGACCTTGCAGTTCGGCGGCGGGCCGTGGCCGCAGGACTGGTACGGGACGTTGGACGCCATCGCCGCCGGCGACCTGGATCCGACGCCCAGTATCGGCATGGTGGTGCCGCTCGACGAAGTTCCCGACGCGCTCGACCTGGCCCGCCGGTCGGCCGGGCCGGCGCGAATCATTGTGCATCCGAACGGAGATCACGCATGA